One window from the genome of Streptococcus halotolerans encodes:
- a CDS encoding aldo/keto reductase: MLQDIGQTGVKGSRIALGAMRMNALDVKEAEKVMSASLESGINFFDHADIYGGGESEIRFSNAMKNLNVKREDVILQSKCGIRKGFFDFSKDHILTAVDGILKRLETEYLDFLVLHRPDALWEPEEVAEAFTQLKMAGKVRYFGVSNQNRSQMEFLQSYLDEPLAVNQLQLSPVHAPMISSGLEVNMTTPGANDRDGGIIDYCRLNKVTIQAWSPFQIDLSKGLFSGNPDYKELNDTITALADKYDVSDEAIIVAWILRHPAKIQTIVGSMNPDRIKRIAEAEKIELTRPEWYDIYTKAGHILP, translated from the coding sequence ATGTTACAAGATATTGGACAAACAGGTGTAAAGGGATCACGTATTGCCTTAGGTGCTATGCGTATGAACGCTCTTGATGTCAAGGAAGCTGAAAAAGTTATGTCAGCTTCGTTGGAGAGTGGTATCAACTTTTTTGATCATGCGGATATTTATGGCGGTGGAGAATCTGAAATTCGTTTTAGTAACGCTATGAAAAATCTTAATGTTAAACGTGAAGATGTGATATTACAATCAAAATGTGGTATTCGCAAAGGCTTCTTTGATTTTTCAAAAGATCATATCCTAACAGCCGTTGATGGTATTTTGAAACGTTTAGAGACAGAATATCTTGATTTTCTAGTGCTCCATCGACCAGATGCTTTGTGGGAACCTGAAGAAGTGGCGGAAGCCTTTACGCAATTGAAAATGGCTGGAAAAGTCCGTTATTTTGGTGTTAGCAATCAAAATCGTAGCCAAATGGAATTCTTACAATCCTATTTAGATGAACCCTTGGCTGTCAATCAGTTGCAATTATCACCAGTCCATGCTCCGATGATTTCATCAGGTCTTGAAGTTAATATGACAACGCCAGGTGCAAACGACCGAGATGGGGGCATTATTGACTATTGCCGTTTGAATAAGGTGACTATTCAGGCCTGGTCTCCTTTCCAGATTGATCTCTCAAAAGGCCTATTCTCAGGAAATCCTGATTATAAAGAATTAAACGATACTATAACAGCCTTGGCAGATAAGTACGATGTCTCTGATGAAGCGATTATTGTGGCCTGGATTTTACGTCATCCTGCTAAGATTCAGACCATTGTTGGTTCGATGAATCCTGATCGTATCAAACGTATCGCAGAAGCTGAGAAGATTGAATTGACACGTCCTGAGTGGTATGACATTTATACTAAAGCAGGTCATATTTTGCCTTAA
- the codY gene encoding GTP-sensing pleiotropic transcriptional regulator CodY, whose protein sequence is MPNLLSQTRKITSILQRSVDSLDGDLPYNLMATQLGDIIDCNVCIINGGGTILGFALKYKTNNDRVEAMFEEKKLIDEYVKAASRVYDTEANLPVTHDLSIFPVELQEEFPDGLTTLAPIYGGGMRLGTLIIWRNDKDFKDEDLILAEIASTVVGIQLLNLQTENLEETIRKQTAVTMAINTLSYSEMKAVAAILGELDGTEGRLTASVIADRIGITRSVIVNALRKLESAGIIESRSLGMKGTYLKVINEGIFDKIKEYN, encoded by the coding sequence ATGCCTAATTTATTATCACAAACGCGTAAAATTACGTCTATTCTCCAACGTTCGGTTGACAGCCTCGACGGAGATCTACCTTATAACTTAATGGCGACTCAACTTGGAGACATCATTGACTGTAATGTGTGTATCATCAACGGAGGGGGCACTATCCTTGGTTTTGCCCTTAAATACAAAACTAATAATGACCGCGTTGAGGCCATGTTCGAAGAGAAAAAGTTAATCGATGAGTACGTCAAAGCTGCTAGTCGTGTTTACGATACAGAAGCTAACTTACCTGTAACTCATGATCTTAGTATTTTCCCAGTAGAGCTTCAAGAGGAGTTTCCAGATGGCTTGACCACCTTAGCCCCTATTTACGGCGGTGGCATGCGTCTTGGAACATTGATTATTTGGCGCAATGACAAGGATTTTAAAGATGAAGACTTGATTCTTGCAGAAATTGCCTCAACAGTTGTGGGTATCCAGTTGTTGAATCTTCAAACTGAGAATCTCGAAGAAACTATTCGTAAACAAACGGCTGTTACTATGGCTATCAATACTCTGTCTTACTCAGAGATGAAAGCTGTAGCAGCTATTCTCGGTGAACTAGACGGTACAGAAGGGCGTTTGACAGCATCAGTGATTGCGGACCGGATTGGCATCACGCGTTCAGTTATTGTTAATGCCCTTCGCAAACTTGAGAGTGCTGGTATTATTGAAAGTCGTTCACTTGGTATGAAAGGAACTTACCTTAAAGTTATCAATGAAGGTATCTTCGATAAAATTAAGGAATACAATTAA
- the gatA gene encoding Asp-tRNA(Asn)/Glu-tRNA(Gln) amidotransferase subunit GatA: MTFTHKTIEELHNLLVKKEISATELTKATLEDIKSREELMGSFVTIAEEEALKQAQAIDAKGIDAENIMSGIPLAVKDNISTKGILTTASSRMLYNYEPIFDATAVANAYDKDMIVIGKANMDEFAMGGSTETSYFKQTKNAWDHTKVPGGSSGGSAAAVASGQVRLSLGSDTGGSIRQPAAFNGVVGMKPTYGMVSRFGLIAFGSSLDQIGPFAPTVKENAQLLNVISSYDPKDATSTKKQVADFTSKIGQEIKGMKIALPKEYLGEGIDPEIKDNVLAAAKQFEKLGAIVEEVSLPHSKYGVAVYYIIASSEASSNLQRFDGIRYGFRAEDAKNLDDIYVNTRSQGFGDEVKRRIMLGTFSLSSGYYDAYYKKAGQVRTLIIRDFENVFANYDLILGPTTPSVAFGFGDKSKDPVSMYLADLLTIPVNLAGLPGISIPSGFVDGLPVGLQLIGPKYSEETIYQAAAAFEATTDYHKQQPKIFGGEN, encoded by the coding sequence ATGACTTTTACTCATAAGACCATTGAAGAGTTGCACAACCTCCTTGTTAAAAAGGAAATTTCAGCGACAGAATTAACTAAGGCGACTTTAGAAGACATCAAATCTCGCGAAGAGCTTATGGGATCATTTGTAACTATCGCAGAAGAAGAGGCTTTGAAACAGGCTCAAGCTATTGATGCTAAAGGGATTGATGCTGAAAATATCATGAGTGGTATCCCGCTCGCGGTTAAAGACAATATCTCTACTAAAGGGATTTTGACAACAGCTTCATCAAGGATGCTATATAACTACGAACCCATCTTTGATGCAACAGCCGTTGCTAATGCTTATGACAAAGATATGATTGTCATTGGTAAAGCAAATATGGATGAATTTGCCATGGGTGGCTCAACTGAAACATCTTACTTCAAGCAAACTAAGAATGCTTGGGACCATACAAAAGTTCCTGGAGGGTCATCTGGTGGCTCAGCTGCAGCTGTTGCATCTGGGCAGGTACGTTTGTCACTTGGTTCTGATACCGGAGGTTCCATTCGCCAGCCAGCTGCTTTCAATGGTGTGGTTGGAATGAAACCGACTTATGGTATGGTATCGCGTTTTGGATTGATTGCTTTTGGTAGCTCGCTTGACCAAATTGGTCCATTTGCACCGACAGTTAAAGAGAATGCTCAATTGTTGAATGTCATTTCAAGCTATGATCCTAAGGATGCGACATCAACTAAAAAACAAGTAGCTGATTTTACCAGCAAGATTGGTCAAGAGATTAAAGGCATGAAAATCGCACTTCCGAAGGAATACCTTGGCGAAGGGATTGATCCTGAAATTAAGGACAATGTCCTAGCAGCAGCTAAGCAGTTTGAAAAACTTGGTGCTATCGTAGAAGAAGTCAGTCTTCCCCATAGTAAATATGGTGTGGCTGTTTATTACATTATCGCGTCTTCAGAAGCATCGTCAAACTTGCAACGTTTTGATGGCATTCGTTATGGCTTCCGTGCTGAAGATGCCAAAAATCTTGATGACATTTATGTCAACACACGTAGTCAAGGGTTTGGCGATGAAGTAAAACGTCGAATCATGCTTGGTACTTTCAGCTTATCATCGGGTTATTACGACGCTTACTACAAAAAAGCTGGTCAAGTTCGTACCTTAATTATTCGCGATTTTGAAAATGTCTTTGCAAATTACGACTTAATTTTAGGCCCAACGACACCTAGTGTAGCTTTTGGTTTTGGTGATAAATCCAAAGATCCGGTTTCCATGTATTTGGCTGACCTCTTGACTATTCCAGTTAACTTAGCCGGTCTTCCAGGGATTTCAATTCCATCAGGATTTGTGGATGGCTTGCCAGTTGGCTTGCAGTTGATTGGCCCTAAATACAGTGAAGAAACGATTTATCAAGCAGCTGCAGCTTTTGAAGCAACAACGGATTATCACAAACAGCAACCTAAGATTTTTGGAGGTGAAAATTAA
- a CDS encoding CopY/TcrY family copper transport repressor, with protein sequence MSQISNAEWEVMKVVWASKEATSAFIIDVLQQNHDWSDSTIKTMITRLVEKELLASRREGRRFWYRALISQEMGQWTSVSDTFAKICVTNHKLLIEKLLLDTPMTSRDIADLEKLLDAKKSEAVDKVVCQCLPGQCSCHRDE encoded by the coding sequence ATGTCACAGATTTCAAATGCTGAATGGGAGGTTATGAAGGTTGTTTGGGCATCTAAGGAAGCCACGAGTGCTTTTATTATTGATGTTTTGCAACAGAATCATGATTGGTCGGATTCAACTATAAAGACAATGATAACCCGGTTGGTTGAAAAAGAGTTGTTAGCTAGTCGTCGTGAGGGCCGTCGTTTTTGGTACAGAGCCTTGATTTCCCAAGAGATGGGTCAATGGACTAGTGTCTCAGATACCTTTGCTAAAATTTGTGTTACGAATCATAAGTTGCTAATTGAAAAGTTATTACTGGATACACCGATGACTTCGCGAGATATCGCAGATCTTGAGAAATTGCTGGACGCTAAAAAATCTGAAGCGGTAGATAAGGTTGTTTGTCAATGCCTTCCCGGCCAATGTTCTTGCCATCGTGATGAATAA
- the gatC gene encoding Asp-tRNA(Asn)/Glu-tRNA(Gln) amidotransferase subunit GatC, protein MKISEEEVRHVAKLSKLSFTEQETREFAQSLTKIVDMVELLNEVDTEGVPVTTTMADRKNVMREDIAKAGQPREELFKNVPEEKDYFIKVPAIFEEGGDA, encoded by the coding sequence ATGAAAATTTCTGAAGAAGAAGTACGTCATGTTGCCAAATTGTCTAAACTGAGTTTTACAGAGCAAGAAACCAGGGAATTTGCTCAAAGTTTGACAAAAATTGTTGATATGGTTGAATTGTTAAATGAAGTTGATACAGAAGGTGTGCCAGTGACAACTACAATGGCAGATCGTAAAAATGTTATGCGTGAAGATATCGCAAAAGCTGGTCAGCCAAGAGAAGAGCTTTTTAAAAATGTTCCTGAAGAAAAAGACTATTTTATCAAAGTACCGGCCATCTTTGAAGAAGGAGGAGATGCTTAA
- a CDS encoding Cof-type HAD-IIB family hydrolase, with protein MAIKAVFFDIDGTLLNDSKRVEKATVLAIKSLKEQGILVGVATGRGPGFVQPFMDNLGLDFAVTYNGQYIFTRDKILYQNQLPKSLIYRVIRYAGDKKREISLGTASGLVGSGLIEMGTSTFGQIVSRLVPKKLTKTVENSFKKIIRRIKPQNIDYLKTIMREPVFQIVLVATQGESQKLRDKFPQITITRSSPYSIDLISEGQSKIKGIEKIGDIFDFDLDEVMAFGDSENDMEMLTGVGIGVAMGNGQDKLKSIANYTTDSNNRDGISKALAHHGLIHLDPEEGFKSRDDNFNKAKDFHLLMDGSVNHTPRLYNINEGGNRANFKVEEIVEFLYAASQGDHHDFTQAILNLHADVDKAAQKVQSKPHPETPLVGEVDALTDLLYFTYGSFVLMGVDPKPFFDIVHEANMGKIFPDGKAHYDSRTHKILKPDGWEKKFAPEPAIKKELDRQIQKSLQRTQ; from the coding sequence TTGGCAATCAAGGCAGTTTTTTTTGATATTGATGGCACCCTATTAAATGACAGTAAGCGCGTTGAAAAAGCAACTGTCTTAGCCATTAAAAGTTTAAAAGAGCAAGGGATTCTTGTCGGTGTGGCAACTGGACGAGGCCCTGGTTTTGTGCAACCTTTTATGGATAACTTAGGCCTTGATTTTGCGGTAACCTATAATGGTCAATATATTTTTACGCGAGATAAAATTCTTTACCAAAATCAGTTGCCAAAATCGCTCATTTATCGTGTTATCCGCTATGCTGGGGATAAAAAACGTGAAATTTCTTTAGGAACAGCTTCTGGTTTAGTGGGCTCGGGATTAATTGAAATGGGGACCAGTACCTTTGGACAAATTGTCAGTCGATTGGTGCCTAAAAAATTAACGAAGACTGTCGAAAACAGTTTCAAAAAAATTATTCGTCGCATTAAACCTCAAAACATTGACTATCTTAAGACCATAATGAGAGAGCCAGTTTTTCAGATTGTATTGGTTGCAACGCAAGGGGAAAGTCAAAAGCTGCGCGATAAGTTCCCTCAGATTACAATCACGCGTTCCAGTCCTTACTCCATTGATTTAATCTCTGAGGGACAATCTAAAATTAAAGGCATTGAGAAAATCGGCGACATTTTTGATTTTGACCTAGATGAGGTCATGGCATTCGGCGATTCAGAGAATGACATGGAGATGCTCACAGGAGTTGGTATTGGCGTTGCTATGGGGAATGGTCAGGATAAGCTTAAGTCCATCGCTAACTACACGACAGATAGTAATAACCGAGACGGGATTTCAAAAGCTCTGGCACACCATGGCTTAATTCATTTGGATCCTGAAGAAGGATTTAAAAGTCGTGATGACAATTTCAATAAAGCTAAGGATTTTCATCTCCTCATGGATGGTTCGGTTAACCATACCCCTCGTCTCTATAATATTAATGAGGGTGGCAATCGTGCTAACTTCAAGGTAGAAGAGATTGTTGAATTTCTCTATGCGGCTAGCCAAGGGGATCATCATGATTTTACCCAAGCTATTTTGAATCTTCATGCAGATGTGGACAAGGCGGCTCAAAAAGTACAGAGTAAACCCCATCCGGAAACACCGTTAGTGGGAGAAGTGGATGCATTGACAGATCTTCTTTATTTCACTTATGGATCCTTTGTCTTAATGGGGGTTGATCCAAAACCATTCTTTGACATTGTTCACGAGGCGAATATGGGTAAAATATTCCCAGATGGTAAAGCTCACTATGATTCTCGCACCCATAAAATTCTGAAACCAGATGGTTGGGAGAAAAAGTTTGCACCAGAACCAGCTATTAAAAAAGAATTAGATCGTCAAATCCAAAAATCATTACAGCGAACACAATAA
- the rbfA gene encoding 30S ribosome-binding factor RbfA — MANHRVDRVGMEIKREVNEILRLKVRDPRVQDVTITDVQMLGDLSMAKVYYTIHSELASDNQKAQIGLEKATGTIKRELGKNLHMYKIPDLSFEKDESIEYGNKIDELLRHLDRKDH, encoded by the coding sequence ATGGCAAATCATCGTGTCGATCGCGTTGGGATGGAAATCAAACGCGAAGTCAATGAAATCTTGCGTCTCAAGGTTCGTGACCCTCGTGTTCAGGATGTTACTATCACGGATGTTCAAATGTTGGGTGATTTATCAATGGCGAAAGTTTACTATACAATCCACAGTGAACTGGCTTCTGATAATCAAAAAGCTCAAATTGGTTTAGAAAAAGCCACAGGAACTATCAAACGTGAACTAGGTAAAAACTTACACATGTACAAAATTCCTGATTTATCTTTTGAAAAAGATGAGTCGATTGAATACGGCAATAAAATTGACGAATTGTTACGTCATTTAGACCGTAAAGATCATTAG
- a CDS encoding pyridoxal phosphate-dependent aminotransferase, translated as MKTFEKSSKLEHVAYDIRGPVLDEANRMRANGEKILRLNTGNPAEFGFTAPDEVIRDLIMNARDSEGYSDSKGIFSARKAIMQYCQIKQFPNVDIDDIYIGNGVSELITMSMQGLLDDGDEILVPMPDYPLWTAAVSLAGGKAVHYICDEAANWYPDLDDMEAKVSKQTKAIVIINPNNPTGALYPKAILEGIVDIARRHNLLIFSDEIYDRMVFDGAKHIPIATLAPDLFVVTMNGLSKSHRICGFRVGWMVLSGCKDHVKGYIEGLDMLSNMRLCSNVLAQQVVQTSLGGYQSVDELLMPGGRLYEQREFVTKAINDIPGLSAVKPQAGLYLFPKIDKTVYNVPDDEQFVLDFLKQEKIMLVHGRGFNWKDPDHFRIVYLPRVEELAEIQAKMERFLRQYRR; from the coding sequence ATGAAGACTTTTGAAAAATCATCTAAATTAGAACATGTTGCTTATGATATTAGAGGTCCTGTCCTTGATGAAGCCAATCGAATGCGAGCAAACGGTGAAAAAATTCTTCGCTTAAATACGGGGAATCCTGCAGAATTTGGCTTTACAGCACCAGATGAAGTGATTAGAGATTTGATCATGAACGCGCGTGATAGCGAAGGATATTCTGATAGCAAAGGCATTTTTTCAGCCCGCAAAGCTATTATGCAGTATTGTCAAATCAAGCAGTTTCCAAATGTTGATATTGATGATATTTATATCGGCAATGGAGTATCAGAATTGATTACCATGTCCATGCAGGGGTTGCTTGATGATGGTGATGAAATCTTAGTCCCTATGCCAGATTATCCACTGTGGACAGCAGCTGTCAGTCTAGCTGGTGGCAAGGCAGTGCATTATATTTGTGATGAGGCAGCCAATTGGTATCCTGATTTAGATGATATGGAAGCTAAAGTTTCTAAACAAACGAAAGCTATCGTCATCATTAATCCTAATAATCCCACGGGCGCTTTATATCCTAAAGCAATATTGGAAGGAATTGTGGATATAGCACGCCGTCATAACTTGCTTATTTTTTCCGATGAAATTTATGACCGCATGGTCTTTGATGGCGCAAAACATATCCCGATTGCAACGTTGGCTCCTGATTTGTTTGTCGTAACGATGAATGGCTTATCAAAATCACATCGCATTTGTGGTTTTCGTGTTGGTTGGATGGTTCTTTCAGGATGTAAAGATCATGTGAAAGGTTATATTGAAGGCCTAGATATGCTTTCAAATATGCGCCTTTGCTCCAATGTTTTAGCTCAGCAAGTAGTCCAAACCTCTTTAGGTGGTTATCAATCAGTAGATGAACTTTTGATGCCTGGTGGACGACTTTACGAACAAAGAGAATTTGTAACCAAGGCGATCAATGATATCCCAGGTTTATCTGCTGTTAAACCGCAAGCTGGACTCTATCTTTTTCCTAAAATTGACAAAACGGTCTACAATGTTCCAGATGATGAACAATTTGTATTGGACTTTTTGAAACAAGAAAAAATTATGCTGGTCCATGGTCGAGGCTTTAACTGGAAAGATCCAGATCATTTTCGCATTGTCTATTTACCGAGAGTTGAAGAATTAGCCGAAATTCAAGCAAAAATGGAGCGCTTTCTGAGACAATACCGCCGTTAA
- a CDS encoding surface-anchored 5'-nucleotidase, which translates to MKKKVALKSSILAVVAGFGLMAGSVYADQGAIQILGVNDFHGALDTTGSAYMPDGKVSNAGTAAQLDAYMDDAEKEFTAENPDSTSLRVQAGDMVGASPANSGLLQDEPTIKAFNKMGFDYGTIGNHEFDEGLDEFHRITTGKAPSADAGFNDIVYDYEHVRATQETVIANVIDKTTGEIPHNWKPYAIREVPINDKIVKVGFIGIVTKEIPNLVLRQNYEQYEFLDEAETIAAYALELQKKGVKAIVVLAHIPAVNKGEAVEDEAADIMKRVSEIFPEHSVDILFAGHNHQYTNGVVGNTRIVQALSQGKAYADVRGVLDTDTQDFVAVPNAEVIAVAPGVKTGSEDIQAIVDEANAIVKQVTDAKIGTAATSELISRDVNEFKESPVGNLVTTAQLAIANQESETPVDFAMTNNGGIRSDLLVAEDGTITWGAAQAVQPFGNILQIVQMTGEDIYKVLNEQYDEKQKYFLQMSGLKYTFTDNPEGGEETPYKVVKAYKSNGEEIDPKKTYTLVINDFLFGGGDGFASFRNAKLIGAINPDTETFIRYIQQQEAKGEKITTGIGNVKTYLAEVPDDAVDSNDTTTGPNTPNNPSTSTTQTTDLPGNGKMINQSPASHSIQNKAIVLTLGNKKAAAKSENHYESKEVSLPETGENTSASFILAGISILGMAGLVVKRKNN; encoded by the coding sequence ATGAAAAAGAAAGTTGCTTTAAAGAGTAGTATTTTGGCTGTTGTAGCTGGCTTTGGGCTTATGGCCGGTAGCGTTTATGCCGATCAAGGAGCGATTCAAATTTTAGGAGTCAATGATTTCCATGGGGCTCTAGATACAACCGGATCTGCCTACATGCCTGATGGCAAAGTTTCTAATGCTGGTACAGCGGCTCAATTAGACGCTTATATGGATGATGCTGAAAAAGAATTTACTGCTGAAAACCCCGATTCTACATCACTTCGTGTCCAAGCTGGTGATATGGTAGGGGCTAGTCCTGCCAATTCTGGATTACTTCAAGACGAACCAACCATTAAAGCCTTCAATAAAATGGGATTTGACTATGGAACAATCGGTAATCACGAATTTGATGAAGGTTTAGATGAGTTTCATCGCATCACAACAGGTAAAGCACCTTCTGCTGATGCCGGCTTTAATGATATTGTCTATGATTACGAACATGTTCGCGCAACACAGGAAACTGTCATTGCCAATGTTATTGACAAAACAACCGGCGAGATTCCACATAACTGGAAGCCATATGCTATCCGAGAAGTGCCAATCAATGACAAAATTGTTAAAGTTGGTTTCATCGGTATTGTGACGAAAGAAATCCCTAACCTAGTATTACGCCAAAATTATGAACAGTATGAATTCTTAGATGAAGCTGAAACCATAGCTGCTTATGCTCTAGAATTGCAGAAAAAAGGGGTAAAAGCTATTGTTGTTCTTGCCCACATCCCAGCTGTCAATAAAGGAGAAGCTGTTGAGGATGAAGCAGCAGATATTATGAAACGTGTTTCTGAGATTTTCCCAGAACACAGTGTTGACATCCTATTTGCAGGCCACAATCACCAGTATACAAACGGCGTTGTTGGCAATACTCGCATCGTTCAAGCTTTATCACAAGGTAAGGCCTACGCTGATGTACGTGGTGTCCTTGACACTGATACACAAGATTTTGTCGCTGTCCCAAATGCTGAAGTCATTGCGGTTGCTCCTGGTGTCAAAACTGGTAGTGAAGATATCCAGGCTATCGTTGACGAAGCCAATGCTATCGTAAAACAAGTAACCGATGCTAAAATCGGTACCGCTGCTACTTCAGAATTGATTAGTCGTGATGTCAATGAATTCAAAGAAAGTCCCGTTGGAAACCTTGTCACAACTGCTCAACTAGCCATTGCTAATCAAGAGTCGGAAACTCCAGTAGACTTTGCGATGACTAATAACGGTGGTATCCGTTCAGACCTACTAGTTGCTGAAGATGGAACCATTACCTGGGGAGCAGCACAAGCCGTGCAACCTTTCGGTAATATCCTTCAAATTGTCCAAATGACTGGTGAAGACATTTACAAAGTTCTTAATGAACAATACGACGAAAAACAAAAATATTTCCTTCAAATGTCTGGTCTTAAATACACCTTTACTGATAACCCTGAAGGTGGGGAAGAAACACCATATAAAGTGGTTAAAGCCTATAAATCTAATGGTGAAGAGATTGATCCAAAGAAAACTTACACCTTAGTGATCAATGACTTCCTCTTTGGTGGTGGTGACGGCTTTGCAAGCTTCCGAAATGCAAAATTAATTGGAGCTATCAATCCTGATACCGAAACCTTTATCAGATACATTCAACAGCAAGAAGCTAAAGGTGAGAAAATTACAACAGGTATCGGAAATGTTAAAACCTACTTAGCTGAAGTTCCTGATGATGCGGTTGATTCAAACGACACAACAACAGGACCTAATACTCCAAACAACCCTTCTACTTCAACAACTCAAACAACTGACTTACCTGGTAATGGAAAAATGATTAACCAATCACCAGCTTCCCATAGTATCCAAAACAAAGCAATCGTCTTAACACTTGGGAATAAAAAAGCCGCAGCCAAATCAGAAAATCATTATGAAAGTAAAGAAGTCAGTCTTCCAGAAACTGGCGAAAATACTTCTGCAAGCTTTATCCTAGCTGGAATCAGCATTTTGGGAATGGCTGGACTAGTTGTTAAACGCAAAAATAATTAG
- a CDS encoding asparaginase, with the protein MVKNILVLHTGGTISMTADEMGNINSSADNPMNHVAVELDDYNITTIDIFNVPSPHITEKHMFELYRKIKEIGDQFDGVVITHGTDTLEETAYFLDTMNLPNIPIVITGAMRSSNELGSDGIYNYLSALRVAGNPKSVGKGVLVVMNDDIHAAKYVTKTHTTNVSTFQTPTHGPLGIIMKNEILFFQIAETRVRFDLDAIDGTIPIIKSYAGMGDGILSLLRASHIDGIVIEALGAGNLPPEAAESLTTLAKEGLPVVLVSRCFNGIAEPVYAYRGGGVDLANNGIMFVKELNSQKARLKLLIALNAQLKGQALKEYIEG; encoded by the coding sequence ATGGTAAAAAATATACTCGTTCTCCACACTGGGGGCACTATTTCCATGACTGCTGATGAAATGGGAAATATCAACTCATCTGCAGATAATCCAATGAACCACGTTGCTGTTGAACTTGATGATTATAACATCACAACTATCGATATTTTTAACGTTCCTAGTCCTCACATCACTGAAAAACACATGTTTGAACTTTATCGCAAAATTAAAGAAATCGGTGATCAATTCGACGGCGTTGTCATTACCCATGGTACTGATACTCTAGAAGAAACAGCCTATTTTCTTGATACCATGAATCTTCCCAACATCCCAATTGTTATTACGGGTGCTATGCGCTCATCCAACGAGCTTGGGAGTGATGGTATTTACAATTACCTTTCTGCCCTTCGAGTTGCAGGAAATCCAAAATCAGTTGGAAAGGGAGTCCTTGTGGTTATGAATGATGACATTCATGCCGCTAAGTATGTTACCAAGACTCACACAACCAATGTTTCCACCTTCCAAACTCCCACTCATGGACCCTTGGGCATTATTATGAAAAATGAAATTCTCTTTTTTCAAATTGCTGAAACACGCGTGCGTTTTGATTTAGATGCCATTGATGGGACAATCCCTATTATCAAATCCTATGCAGGTATGGGAGATGGTATTCTTAGTTTGCTGAGAGCCAGTCATATTGATGGTATCGTCATTGAAGCGCTTGGTGCCGGCAACCTACCTCCCGAAGCCGCCGAGTCGCTAACAACATTAGCTAAAGAAGGTTTACCTGTCGTCCTAGTATCTCGGTGTTTCAATGGTATCGCTGAGCCTGTCTATGCTTATCGAGGTGGTGGCGTGGATCTGGCTAACAATGGCATCATGTTTGTCAAAGAACTTAATAGCCAAAAAGCCCGCCTTAAACTGCTCATTGCTCTCAATGCCCAGCTAAAAGGACAGGCATTGAAAGAATACATCGAAGGGTAA
- a CDS encoding universal stress protein, which translates to MSHQYKKILVAIDGSAEAELAFEKAVNVAKRNEAALLLTHVIDTRALQSVATFDATVYEKLEREAHESLTELENKARAAGIQDVRQIVEFGNPKSLLAIDIPDKEEADLIMLGATGLNAFERLLVGSSSEYILRNAKIDILVVRDKDKVL; encoded by the coding sequence ATGTCTCATCAATACAAAAAAATCCTAGTCGCAATCGACGGCTCTGCAGAAGCTGAACTTGCCTTTGAGAAAGCTGTTAACGTTGCCAAACGAAATGAGGCTGCACTATTGTTGACCCATGTTATTGATACACGAGCTCTTCAAAGTGTTGCTACATTTGACGCCACCGTTTATGAAAAATTAGAACGTGAAGCACACGAATCACTCACCGAATTGGAAAACAAGGCTAGAGCCGCTGGAATCCAAGATGTCCGTCAGATTGTTGAATTCGGCAATCCGAAATCACTACTAGCTATTGATATTCCTGATAAAGAAGAGGCTGACTTGATTATGCTTGGTGCTACTGGTCTCAATGCCTTCGAGCGTCTTTTGGTTGGGTCATCATCTGAATACATCCTTCGCAACGCTAAGATAGATATCCTAGTGGTTCGCGACAAAGACAAAGTCTTGTAA